Proteins found in one Pseudomonas mosselii genomic segment:
- a CDS encoding SDR family oxidoreductase, translated as MQLAGKVAIITGASSGIGRAAATLFARHGANLVLTARRQAELEQLTADIAAAGQGRAIAVAGDITDAALVRELVDVAVARFGGLDIAFNNAGTLGELAAVPELSLEGWQHTLHTNLTSAFLCAQAQIPALLARGGGSLIFTSTFVGHSVGMPGMAAYAASKAGVVGLVQVIAAEQGCRGIRANALLPGGTDTPMGRSAMNSPEARAHVEGLHALKRLARPQEIAEAALFLASEASSFMTGAAMVVDGGVSVVRG; from the coding sequence ATGCAACTGGCCGGCAAAGTGGCAATCATCACCGGCGCCAGCTCCGGTATCGGCCGAGCCGCGGCGACATTGTTCGCCCGGCACGGCGCCAACCTTGTGCTCACGGCCCGGCGCCAGGCCGAACTCGAGCAATTGACGGCGGACATCGCGGCGGCCGGGCAAGGCCGGGCTATTGCCGTGGCTGGCGACATCACCGATGCGGCGTTGGTCAGGGAACTGGTGGACGTGGCGGTGGCGCGCTTCGGTGGCCTGGATATCGCCTTCAACAATGCCGGTACCCTCGGTGAACTGGCCGCCGTCCCCGAGCTGTCCCTGGAGGGCTGGCAACACACCCTGCACACCAACCTCACCAGCGCCTTCCTCTGCGCCCAGGCGCAGATTCCGGCGTTGCTGGCCCGTGGTGGCGGCTCGCTGATTTTCACCTCGACCTTTGTCGGCCACAGCGTGGGCATGCCGGGCATGGCCGCCTATGCGGCGAGCAAGGCCGGCGTGGTCGGCTTGGTCCAGGTCATTGCGGCGGAGCAGGGCTGCCGTGGCATACGCGCCAACGCGCTGCTGCCCGGCGGTACCGATACGCCTATGGGCCGTAGTGCGATGAACAGCCCCGAGGCCCGGGCCCATGTCGAAGGGCTGCATGCCCTCAAGCGTCTGGCCCGGCCGCAGGAGATCGCCGAGGCGGCGTTGTTCCTGG